The following are encoded together in the Vidua macroura isolate BioBank_ID:100142 chromosome 6, ASM2450914v1, whole genome shotgun sequence genome:
- the DMAC2L gene encoding ATP synthase subunit s, mitochondrial, which translates to MMALGTLLRKPPLPPGSCRAFWGWLNAVFNKVDHERIRAVGPDRAASEWLLRCGALVRYQGSPKWQQDYNGLPTGPLGKYKIEAIDATDSCIMYRGFDYLDGLEHVTDIKLEKCMYIQDECLQRLSETNNLQKSLQQLKIISCGNVTDKGVLALHKLTNLEYLYLSDLPGIREKETTFRVLQQALPNLELELDLE; encoded by the exons ATGATGGCTTTGGGGACGCTCTTGAGgaagccgccgctgccgccgggcAGTTGTAGAGCCTTCTGGGGATGGCTGAATGCCGTGTTCAACAA GGTGGACCACGAGCGCATCCGAGCCGTGGGCCCCGACCGGGCGGCCTCGGAGTGGCTGCTGCGCTGCGGGGCCCTGGTCAGGTACCAGGGCTCGCCCAAGTGGCAGCAGGACTACAATGGGCTCCCCACGGGGCCCCTGGGCAAGTACAAGATCGAAGCCATCGACGCCACCGACTCCTGCATCATGTACAGAGGATTTGACTATCTGG ATGGCCTGGAGCACGTTACGGACATCAAGCTGGAGAAGTGCATGTACATCCAGGACGAGTGTCTGCAGAGGCTCAGCGAGACCAACAACCTCCAGaagagcctgcagcagctgaagatcATTTCCTGCGGGAATGTCACAGACAAAGGCGTCCTTGCACTCCACAAGCTGAC GAACCTGGAATATTTGTATTTGAGTGACCTTCCTGGGATCAGAGAGAAAGAAACGACCTTCCGTGTCCTTCAGCAGGCGCTGCCCaacctggagctggagctggatttGGAATAA